In one Cloacibacillus porcorum genomic region, the following are encoded:
- the rpmG gene encoding 50S ribosomal protein L33, whose translation MADIIGLQCTECKRRNYVTLVNKKKATKKLEKKKYCKFCDKHTLHKECK comes from the coding sequence ATGGCTGACATCATCGGTCTTCAGTGCACAGAGTGCAAACGCCGCAACTATGTTACGCTTGTAAACAAGAAAAAGGCGACCAAAAAGCTGGAGAAGAAAAAGTACTGCAAGTTCTGCGATAAGCACACCTTGCATAAAGAATGCAAATAG
- the rplK gene encoding 50S ribosomal protein L11: MAKKVIGELKLQLPAGKATPAPPVGPALGQRGINIMEFVKAFNAKTADQVGMIIPVVITVYADRSFSFILKTPPASVLIKKAAGKEKGSSVPNKDKVGKLTKKQVQDIAALKMPDLNANDIEAAMKMIEGTARSMGIEIVR, translated from the coding sequence ATGGCTAAGAAGGTAATAGGGGAGCTCAAACTTCAGCTTCCCGCAGGAAAAGCCACACCGGCTCCGCCGGTTGGCCCGGCGCTCGGTCAGCGCGGAATCAACATCATGGAATTCGTCAAGGCGTTCAACGCCAAGACGGCCGACCAGGTCGGCATGATAATTCCCGTTGTCATCACCGTCTACGCGGACCGCAGCTTCTCATTCATACTTAAGACCCCGCCCGCAAGCGTTCTTATCAAGAAGGCCGCCGGCAAGGAAAAGGGTTCTTCCGTCCCCAACAAGGACAAAGTCGGCAAGCTGACGAAGAAGCAGGTGCAGGACATCGCGGCTCTTAAGATGCCCGACCTCAACGCCAACGACATCGAAGCGGCAATGAAGATGATCGAAGGCACCGCGCGCTCAATGGGTATCGAAATAGTTCGCTAA
- a CDS encoding PF20097 family protein → MRCPFCGAEMEEGRLIGNKFKMKFMPDDKGLLLGIWAMDGIPLGKKSFPGRAVIPDTWRCERCGKYIIDIAGGEKKAKETA, encoded by the coding sequence ATGAGATGCCCTTTTTGCGGCGCGGAGATGGAGGAGGGCCGCCTGATCGGAAATAAATTCAAGATGAAATTTATGCCCGACGATAAAGGTCTCCTGCTTGGCATCTGGGCAATGGACGGCATTCCATTGGGCAAGAAGTCCTTCCCGGGACGCGCGGTGATCCCCGATACCTGGCGGTGCGAAAGGTGCGGTAAATATATCATTGATATCGCCGGCGGCGAAAAGAAGGCGAAAGAGACGGCATAA
- the rplA gene encoding 50S ribosomal protein L1: MAKKGKRYKALLEKVDLTKQYPLSEAVALAKECATAKFDESLELHIRLGVDPRHADQQVRSTIVLPFGTGHTKKVAVLALGDKQKEAQDAGADIVGGEDLVAEIQNGRLDFDAVIATPDIMKSAGRLGKVLGPRGLMPSAKTNTVTFDVADAIKEIKAGRVEFRVDKTAITHNAVGRASFPVENLMGNVKTLLRAVIKARPAAVKGTYIKGITITSTMGVGIQIDAVQAQKEAAAE; encoded by the coding sequence ATGGCAAAAAAAGGAAAACGTTACAAGGCGCTGCTCGAAAAAGTTGATCTTACAAAGCAGTATCCCCTCTCTGAGGCAGTAGCGCTCGCGAAAGAATGCGCGACCGCAAAATTTGATGAAAGCCTCGAACTCCATATTCGTCTGGGCGTTGATCCCCGTCATGCAGACCAGCAGGTACGCAGCACAATAGTCCTTCCCTTCGGAACCGGCCACACAAAGAAAGTCGCAGTGCTGGCGCTCGGTGACAAGCAGAAGGAAGCTCAGGATGCAGGCGCGGACATCGTCGGCGGCGAAGATCTGGTTGCAGAGATCCAGAACGGCAGACTTGACTTCGATGCAGTAATCGCCACACCGGATATAATGAAGTCGGCTGGACGCCTCGGTAAGGTCCTCGGACCCCGCGGCCTGATGCCGAGCGCAAAGACTAATACCGTTACATTCGATGTTGCCGATGCTATCAAAGAGATCAAGGCGGGCCGTGTCGAGTTCCGCGTTGACAAGACAGCTATCACGCACAATGCTGTCGGAAGAGCCTCGTTCCCCGTGGAGAACCTCATGGGCAACGTTAAGACGCTCCTCCGCGCAGTCATCAAAGCCCGTCCCGCAGCGGTTAAGGGCACATACATAAAGGGCATCACCATCACCTCCACGATGGGCGTGGGCATCCAGATAGATGCGGTCCAGGCTCAGAAAGAGGCAGCGGCGGAGTAA
- a CDS encoding PF20097 family protein: MQCPYCKKEMTAGTLYGDTYRMKWLPRKRGLFLGIWAFGGCGVGRGGFFTRASVRAHFCDSCKKLVIDEHPREVKL, from the coding sequence GTGCAGTGTCCATATTGTAAAAAGGAGATGACCGCCGGCACCCTCTACGGCGATACATACCGGATGAAATGGCTGCCGCGGAAGAGGGGGCTTTTTCTAGGTATCTGGGCCTTCGGCGGCTGCGGCGTCGGCCGGGGCGGATTCTTTACCCGCGCCAGCGTCCGCGCCCATTTCTGTGATTCCTGCAAAAAACTCGTTATCGACGAACATCCGCGGGAGGTAAAACTATGA
- a CDS encoding nitrilase-related carbon-nitrogen hydrolase — protein MLRIGLAQIEVKLRDREENFKTVERWMERYHTPSDTETIVVLPEIFDVGYVIGEAGRYADRGAAQAAEFLGGLARRYNVWFAGGSVLAMTEEGAVNRALLINPQGEYLAHYDKVHLVPMMDEEKYLRAGSAPGLFEIGGVKINNVICYDLRFCEWLRMGALAGAQLCLVSAEWPVSRIEHWSTLLRARAIENMMFVAACNMVGATEADDFGGRSAVVDPWGRTLYEGGEGEEGAFICIEPRESDEIRGYIKAFDMRRPELYRL, from the coding sequence ATGCTGAGGATAGGACTTGCGCAGATAGAGGTAAAACTCAGGGATCGCGAGGAAAACTTTAAAACCGTTGAGAGGTGGATGGAGAGGTATCATACCCCCTCTGACACTGAGACGATCGTCGTGCTGCCGGAGATATTTGACGTCGGATACGTCATCGGCGAGGCCGGGAGATACGCTGACCGCGGCGCGGCGCAGGCGGCGGAGTTTTTAGGCGGCCTCGCGCGGCGCTATAATGTCTGGTTCGCCGGCGGCTCGGTCCTCGCGATGACCGAAGAGGGGGCGGTCAACCGCGCGCTTCTTATCAACCCGCAGGGCGAGTATCTCGCGCATTATGACAAGGTCCATCTCGTGCCGATGATGGACGAGGAAAAATACCTGCGTGCGGGCTCCGCGCCGGGACTTTTTGAGATAGGCGGCGTCAAGATAAACAACGTGATCTGCTACGATCTGCGTTTCTGTGAGTGGCTGCGTATGGGCGCTCTCGCCGGCGCGCAGCTCTGTCTGGTCTCCGCCGAATGGCCCGTATCAAGGATAGAACACTGGAGCACGCTGCTGCGCGCGCGGGCCATTGAAAATATGATGTTCGTCGCCGCCTGCAACATGGTCGGCGCCACTGAGGCCGACGACTTCGGCGGACGCTCCGCGGTGGTCGACCCCTGGGGCAGAACGCTCTATGAGGGCGGCGAAGGGGAAGAGGGGGCCTTTATCTGCATCGAACCACGGGAATCCGACGAGATCAGGGGCTATATCAAAGCCTTTGATATGCGACGTCCGGAGCTTTATCGGCTATAA
- the nusG gene encoding transcription termination/antitermination protein NusG, producing the protein MSELFGNTQERRWYIVQTYSGYENKVKANLDQRIATMGMEDRIFRVLVPVEEKVTIKEGKTKRVKRKVFPSYVLVEMILEDQSWYVVRHTPGVTGFVGSGNHPIPLSPKEAEDIMQKLGKEAKPKVEVDFKVGDMIQMKTGPFAGSSGPVVDVDADKAKIKFRITAFGRETDVEADYNDLEKI; encoded by the coding sequence ATGAGCGAATTATTTGGAAATACACAGGAACGCCGCTGGTACATAGTACAGACCTACTCAGGCTATGAGAATAAGGTCAAGGCAAACCTCGATCAGCGTATAGCGACGATGGGCATGGAAGACAGGATTTTCCGTGTCCTTGTTCCCGTTGAGGAAAAGGTGACCATAAAAGAGGGAAAGACCAAACGCGTTAAGAGGAAGGTCTTCCCAAGCTATGTCCTTGTCGAAATGATACTCGAAGATCAGTCCTGGTATGTCGTTCGCCACACTCCCGGAGTAACGGGCTTTGTCGGTTCCGGAAACCACCCCATCCCCCTTTCGCCTAAAGAGGCTGAAGATATCATGCAGAAGCTCGGCAAAGAGGCCAAGCCGAAGGTAGAGGTGGATTTCAAGGTCGGCGATATGATACAGATGAAGACCGGTCCGTTTGCTGGAAGCAGCGGCCCTGTCGTCGACGTCGACGCGGACAAAGCAAAGATAAAATTCCGGATTACGGCCTTCGGCAGAGAGACAGACGTGGAGGCGGACTACAACGACCTCGAAAAGATATAG
- the secE gene encoding preprotein translocase subunit SecE — MDKVLDYIRESRAELKKVTWPTKQQLWYSTIIVIVVTAVASAYLGLVDLILTGIFSKIIQ, encoded by the coding sequence ATGGATAAGGTCCTCGACTACATCCGGGAATCTAGAGCTGAGCTTAAAAAGGTAACGTGGCCCACAAAACAGCAGTTATGGTATTCGACCATCATTGTTATCGTCGTGACGGCCGTCGCCTCAGCCTATCTCGGGCTGGTAGATTTGATTCTGACTGGAATATTCTCTAAGATTATCCAGTAG
- a CDS encoding carbon starvation CstA family protein encodes MFFMMFVVSALLLVLGYIFYGKFMAKVYGLSNGNVTPAEQMNDGMDYCPTHPAVVLGHHFSSIAGAGPIVGPITAASMFGWLPTILWCIFGSIFLGGPHDFGAVVASMRHEGKSVGEVIDHWIGRKGKQLFLVFTILSLFLVVAVFLVLTTATFVTDPVVAFVSCMYIFLAVISGLLIYRFNMNLKFVTLVMLAIIAVCTIWGGDWPFVAAVFTHSADQWNIFLAVYILAASVLPVWLLLQPRDYLASYFLYFAVAIGAIGMIFGASMDSGNVPMIAKNIQWFGLGKANLWPMMFVIVACGAISGFHSLVGSGTTSKQLAHEADALPVGYGAMLLEGLVAVIALGTLMVAGGIQKGGPVGTFAAGFGQFCTIVGIDPVLGTRLGAIAINGFLLTSLDTATRLARYQIQELTDYKINKYAATIIAVIVALVLVYVKTKGPDGNPVPAWAVIWPVFGASNQLVAALAILGIAMWIIRGLKKKATFLLVPFWFMLFTSMAGLVVEIKGTLTSAHPNYILAGISALLLVLALLMTKEGITALNKEKSGEFVK; translated from the coding sequence ATGTTCTTTATGATGTTCGTAGTATCCGCTTTATTGTTGGTACTCGGCTACATATTCTACGGAAAGTTCATGGCGAAGGTCTATGGACTAAGCAACGGCAACGTCACTCCCGCCGAACAGATGAACGACGGGATGGACTACTGCCCCACGCACCCCGCCGTCGTCCTTGGACACCACTTCTCGTCCATCGCCGGCGCGGGCCCTATCGTCGGCCCGATCACAGCCGCGTCCATGTTCGGCTGGCTGCCCACGATCCTGTGGTGCATCTTCGGTTCGATCTTCCTCGGCGGGCCGCATGATTTCGGCGCCGTCGTCGCCTCGATGCGTCACGAGGGCAAGTCGGTCGGCGAGGTCATCGACCACTGGATCGGCCGCAAGGGAAAACAGCTTTTCCTCGTATTCACGATCCTTTCGCTCTTCCTCGTCGTCGCGGTCTTCCTCGTCCTGACGACGGCGACCTTCGTGACGGACCCGGTGGTAGCCTTCGTAAGCTGCATGTATATATTCCTTGCGGTTATCTCTGGGCTTCTCATCTACCGCTTCAATATGAACCTTAAGTTCGTCACGCTCGTGATGCTCGCCATCATCGCCGTATGCACCATCTGGGGAGGGGACTGGCCCTTCGTCGCGGCGGTCTTTACGCACAGCGCCGACCAGTGGAATATCTTCCTCGCCGTCTATATCCTCGCGGCTTCGGTGCTCCCCGTTTGGCTGCTGCTCCAGCCGCGCGACTATCTCGCCTCCTACTTCCTCTATTTCGCGGTGGCGATCGGCGCGATCGGTATGATCTTCGGCGCATCGATGGACAGCGGCAACGTCCCGATGATCGCCAAGAATATTCAGTGGTTCGGACTCGGAAAGGCCAACCTCTGGCCGATGATGTTCGTCATCGTCGCCTGCGGCGCCATTTCCGGCTTCCACTCGCTCGTCGGCTCCGGCACTACCTCTAAGCAGCTCGCCCATGAGGCGGACGCGCTTCCCGTCGGCTACGGCGCGATGCTCCTTGAGGGGCTCGTGGCCGTCATCGCGCTCGGCACGCTGATGGTCGCCGGCGGCATACAGAAGGGCGGCCCCGTCGGCACCTTTGCCGCAGGCTTCGGACAGTTCTGCACGATCGTCGGTATCGATCCCGTCCTGGGAACCCGTCTCGGCGCGATCGCCATCAACGGCTTCCTGCTCACCTCGCTCGACACCGCAACGCGTCTCGCCCGTTACCAGATACAGGAGCTGACAGACTATAAGATCAACAAATACGCGGCGACGATCATCGCCGTCATCGTGGCGCTGGTTCTCGTATACGTAAAGACCAAGGGCCCCGACGGAAACCCCGTTCCTGCCTGGGCGGTCATCTGGCCGGTATTCGGCGCCTCTAACCAGCTTGTGGCGGCGCTCGCCATTCTCGGTATCGCGATGTGGATAATCCGCGGTCTTAAGAAAAAGGCGACCTTCCTCCTCGTTCCCTTCTGGTTCATGCTCTTTACAAGCATGGCGGGCCTCGTGGTGGAGATCAAGGGCACGCTGACAAGCGCCCACCCGAATTACATCCTCGCGGGCATCAGCGCCCTGCTGCTCGTCCTCGCGCTCCTGATGACCAAAGAGGGCATCACGGCTCTCAACAAAGAAAAAAGCGGCGAGTTTGTGAAGTAA
- a CDS encoding branched-chain amino acid transporter permease, translated as MIPLHPPLNGFKVFLAIPEFYLYLRKSYPQHLPSSHLFIIALYIIIAYKRRLSAAPLQAPAWRRRRPERGAESRLLKEVSLFLGTYGVPEAISIAVVTALHFWKRAMLLSIAGGTAAYMLLVQFVF; from the coding sequence ATGATACCTCTCCATCCACCTCTCAACGGTTTTAAAGTTTTCCTCGCGATCCCTGAGTTTTACCTCTATCTGCGCAAGTCCTATCCTCAGCATTTGCCATCCTCCCATCTTTTTATCATCGCTCTCTATATAATTATCGCATATAAGCGGCGATTATCCGCAGCCCCTCTTCAAGCTCCCGCATGGAGGCGGCGGAGGCCAGAGAGAGGCGCAGAAAGCCGCCTCCTCAAAGAGGTAAGTCTCTTTTTAGGAACGTACGGTGTCCCTGAGGCGATATCAATCGCCGTCGTCACCGCGCTCCATTTTTGGAAGCGGGCCATGCTGCTCTCGATCGCCGGTGGCACGGCGGCCTATATGCTGCTGGTGCAGTTTGTATTCTGA
- the tuf gene encoding elongation factor Tu: MAKEKYVRSKPHLNIGTIGHIDHGKTTTTAAITKTLARHGGADFTPFDMIDKAPEERERGITINIAHVEYETATRHYAHIDCPGHADYIKNMITGAAQMDGAILVVSAADGPMPQTREHVLLARQVNVPALVVFMNKCDMVDDPELLDLVEMEIRDLLNKYEFPGDDIPIIRGSGLKALESDEDNEWTQAIMDLMQACDDYIPAPEREVDKPFLMPIEDVFTITGRGTVVTGRVEKGIVHPGDEVEIVGIKDTHKTVATSLEMFRKILDDAEAGDNVGILLRGVGKDDVERGQVLAKPGSIKPHTHFKGEVYVLKKEEGGRHTPFFSGYKPQFYFRTTDITGEIKLAEGVEMVMPGDNSTFEVKLIAPIAMQEGLRFAVREGGRTVGAGVVTEIIA; the protein is encoded by the coding sequence ATGGCAAAAGAGAAATACGTACGCAGCAAACCGCATCTCAACATAGGTACGATCGGCCACATCGACCACGGCAAGACGACCACGACGGCGGCGATCACGAAGACGCTGGCCCGCCACGGCGGAGCCGACTTCACGCCCTTCGACATGATCGACAAGGCGCCTGAAGAGAGAGAGCGCGGAATCACCATCAACATCGCGCACGTCGAATACGAGACGGCGACGCGCCACTATGCCCATATCGACTGCCCGGGCCACGCCGACTACATTAAGAACATGATCACGGGAGCCGCGCAGATGGACGGCGCGATCCTCGTAGTCTCAGCCGCCGACGGCCCGATGCCCCAGACCCGCGAGCACGTTCTCCTCGCCCGCCAAGTCAACGTTCCCGCCCTTGTCGTATTCATGAACAAGTGCGACATGGTAGACGACCCCGAACTTCTCGACCTCGTTGAGATGGAAATCCGCGACCTCCTCAACAAATACGAATTCCCCGGAGACGACATTCCCATCATCCGCGGAAGCGGCCTCAAGGCTCTTGAGAGCGACGAGGACAACGAGTGGACCCAGGCGATCATGGACCTGATGCAGGCGTGCGACGACTACATCCCGGCCCCTGAGCGCGAAGTAGACAAGCCGTTCCTCATGCCGATCGAAGACGTCTTCACGATCACGGGCCGCGGCACAGTCGTAACGGGCCGTGTAGAAAAGGGAATCGTGCACCCCGGCGACGAAGTTGAAATCGTAGGGATCAAAGACACCCACAAGACCGTAGCGACGAGCCTTGAAATGTTCCGCAAGATCCTCGACGACGCGGAAGCTGGAGACAACGTAGGAATCCTCCTTCGCGGCGTAGGCAAAGACGACGTTGAGCGCGGACAGGTTCTTGCGAAGCCGGGCAGCATCAAGCCGCATACACACTTCAAGGGAGAAGTTTACGTCCTTAAGAAGGAAGAGGGCGGCCGCCACACGCCGTTCTTCAGCGGCTACAAGCCTCAGTTCTACTTCCGTACCACGGACATCACCGGCGAGATCAAACTTGCCGAGGGAGTGGAAATGGTAATGCCTGGAGACAACAGCACATTTGAAGTCAAACTCATCGCGCCGATAGCGATGCAGGAAGGACTTCGCTTCGCAGTACGCGAAGGCGGCCGTACAGTCGGCGCCGGCGTCGTCACTGAGATCATAGCGTAA
- a CDS encoding heavy metal translocating P-type ATPase: MRQYTVTGMSCAACSSRVEKAVSKVPGVTSCSVSLLTNSMGVEGTASDEEIIAAVREAGYDAAPKGGETSRGAAEGAEDEALKDLETPALKRRLIASLGFLAVLMYLSMGHMIWGWPLPSYLGDNHVAMGLAQLLLTVAVMVVNQKFFISGFKSLWHRAPNMDTLVALGSAAAFVYSTAALFAMTAAQARGDAAGVMAYMHEFWFEAAAMILALITVGKMLEARSKGRTTDALKGLMKLAPKTAVLLKDGVETSVPIEQVKKGDIFVVRPGENIPVDGVVLEGGGAVNESALTGESIPVDKAPGDRVSAATLNQSGFIKCEATRVGEDTTLSQIIQMVSDAAATKAPIAKIADRVSGVFVPVVIGISAVTTAAWLLAGESVGFALARGISVLVISCPCALGLATPVAIMVGNGMGAKNGILFKNAASLEEAGKVRIVALDKTGTITSGEPRVTDIIPAPGYGEDELLRLAAALEQKSEHPLARAVLRETGERKIAAAEVSDFRALPGNGLAATLDGSALLGGNYNFISRQATVSGEMKAQSERLAEEGKTPLFFSKDGALAGIIAVADTIKEESARAVGELKNMGIHVVMLTGDNERTARAIGGEAGVDEVIAGVLPDGKESVIRRLKEKGAVAMVGDGINDAPALTRADIGIAIGAGTDVAIDAADIVLMKSRLTDVPAAIRLSRATLRNIHENLFWAFIYNIIGIPLAAGIFISLLGWKLNPMFGAAAMSLSSFCVVTNALRLNFFKMYDAGKDKKINTDHKKSKERITMEKTIKIEGMMCGHCEATVKKALEALPQVEAAKVDHTAGTAVVTLKDDVEDEVLKKAVEDKDYKVVSIQ, from the coding sequence ATGAGACAATATACGGTAACCGGGATGAGCTGCGCGGCCTGCAGCTCCCGTGTAGAAAAGGCCGTTTCGAAGGTACCGGGGGTGACCTCCTGTTCCGTGAGCCTGCTGACCAACTCCATGGGAGTGGAGGGCACGGCCTCCGACGAAGAGATCATCGCCGCCGTCCGCGAAGCGGGATACGACGCCGCGCCCAAGGGCGGGGAAACGAGCCGAGGCGCGGCGGAGGGAGCGGAGGATGAGGCGCTGAAAGACCTGGAGACGCCGGCGCTGAAAAGACGCCTGATCGCCTCGCTGGGCTTTCTCGCCGTACTGATGTACCTCTCCATGGGACATATGATTTGGGGATGGCCGCTGCCATCCTACCTCGGCGACAACCATGTTGCGATGGGGCTGGCGCAGCTGCTGCTGACCGTCGCCGTCATGGTCGTCAACCAGAAGTTCTTCATCAGCGGCTTCAAAAGCCTGTGGCACAGGGCGCCCAACATGGACACCCTCGTCGCGCTCGGCTCAGCGGCGGCCTTCGTCTACAGCACGGCGGCGCTCTTCGCGATGACGGCGGCGCAGGCCAGGGGCGACGCCGCGGGAGTTATGGCTTACATGCACGAATTCTGGTTTGAGGCCGCGGCGATGATCCTCGCGCTGATCACTGTCGGCAAGATGCTTGAGGCCCGCTCCAAGGGCCGGACGACCGACGCCCTCAAAGGGCTGATGAAGCTGGCCCCCAAGACGGCGGTACTGCTTAAGGACGGCGTGGAGACCTCCGTCCCCATCGAACAGGTAAAAAAAGGAGATATCTTCGTCGTGCGCCCGGGAGAGAACATCCCCGTGGACGGCGTGGTTCTGGAGGGCGGCGGCGCCGTCAACGAATCGGCGCTCACCGGCGAAAGCATACCAGTCGATAAGGCACCCGGCGACCGCGTCTCCGCCGCGACGCTGAACCAGTCGGGGTTCATCAAATGCGAGGCGACGCGCGTCGGCGAGGACACGACGCTCTCGCAGATCATTCAGATGGTCAGCGACGCGGCGGCGACAAAAGCCCCCATCGCCAAGATCGCGGACCGGGTCTCCGGCGTATTCGTTCCCGTCGTCATCGGTATCTCCGCCGTCACAACCGCCGCCTGGCTGCTCGCGGGAGAGTCGGTGGGCTTCGCGCTGGCGCGCGGCATCTCCGTACTCGTCATCAGCTGCCCCTGCGCGCTGGGGCTCGCAACGCCCGTGGCGATCATGGTGGGCAACGGTATGGGCGCGAAAAACGGCATCCTCTTCAAAAACGCCGCCTCTCTCGAGGAGGCCGGCAAGGTGCGGATCGTGGCGCTCGACAAGACCGGCACCATCACCTCCGGCGAACCGAGGGTGACGGACATCATTCCGGCTCCCGGCTACGGCGAAGACGAGCTGCTGCGCCTCGCCGCCGCGCTGGAACAGAAGAGCGAGCACCCGCTGGCACGGGCGGTGCTGCGGGAGACCGGCGAGCGGAAGATCGCCGCGGCAGAGGTCTCCGACTTTCGGGCGCTGCCCGGAAACGGGCTGGCGGCGACGCTTGACGGCAGCGCCCTGTTGGGCGGCAATTATAACTTCATCAGCAGGCAGGCCACAGTCTCCGGCGAAATGAAGGCACAGTCCGAGCGGCTCGCGGAAGAGGGCAAGACGCCGCTCTTCTTCAGCAAAGACGGCGCGCTGGCCGGTATCATCGCCGTCGCCGACACCATCAAAGAGGAAAGCGCGAGAGCGGTCGGCGAGCTGAAAAATATGGGCATCCATGTGGTGATGCTCACCGGCGACAACGAACGCACCGCGCGGGCTATCGGCGGCGAGGCCGGAGTCGACGAGGTGATCGCCGGCGTACTGCCGGATGGCAAAGAGAGCGTGATCCGCCGCCTGAAAGAAAAGGGCGCTGTCGCTATGGTGGGAGACGGCATCAACGACGCCCCAGCCCTCACAAGGGCGGATATCGGCATCGCCATCGGCGCCGGTACCGACGTCGCCATCGACGCGGCGGACATCGTTCTGATGAAGAGCCGCCTTACAGACGTTCCGGCGGCGATCCGGCTGAGCCGGGCCACCCTGCGGAATATCCACGAAAACCTCTTCTGGGCCTTCATCTACAACATCATCGGCATTCCGCTCGCGGCGGGGATCTTCATCTCCCTGCTTGGCTGGAAGCTGAATCCGATGTTCGGTGCGGCCGCGATGAGCCTTTCCAGCTTCTGCGTCGTCACCAACGCGCTGCGGCTGAATTTCTTCAAAATGTACGACGCGGGTAAGGACAAAAAGATAAATACAGACCATAAAAAATCAAAGGAGCGGATAACTATGGAAAAGACGATTAAAATCGAAGGTATGATGTGCGGCCACTGCGAGGCCACAGTCAAAAAAGCGCTGGAGGCGCTGCCGCAGGTTGAGGCGGCAAAGGTGGACCACACCGCCGGCACCGCCGTGGTGACGCTGAAGGACGATGTGGAGGACGAAGTCCTCAAAAAGGCGGTCGAGGATAAGGACTATAAGGTGGTATCGATACAGTAA
- a CDS encoding EamA family transporter: MWAICALCSAFFAALTSILAKIGIEGVNSNLATAVRTVVVVIMAWLVVFVTGSGGQLSEISRKSWLFLVLSGLATGLSWLFYFRALQIGEASKVIPVDKFSVVLGIAMALIFLHEAVTVKVLIGGALITLGTFVLIL; encoded by the coding sequence ATGTGGGCAATCTGCGCTCTCTGTTCGGCGTTCTTCGCGGCGCTCACCTCGATACTCGCAAAAATCGGCATCGAGGGCGTGAACTCCAACCTCGCGACGGCGGTGCGGACCGTGGTCGTCGTCATTATGGCCTGGCTTGTCGTCTTTGTGACGGGAAGCGGCGGACAGCTCAGCGAAATCAGCCGCAAGAGCTGGCTGTTTCTCGTCCTCTCCGGCCTCGCGACGGGGCTTTCGTGGCTCTTTTATTTCCGGGCGCTGCAGATTGGCGAGGCCTCGAAGGTCATTCCCGTAGATAAGTTCAGCGTCGTTCTGGGCATCGCGATGGCCCTCATCTTCCTTCACGAGGCCGTTACGGTCAAAGTGCTCATCGGAGGCGCGCTGATAACGCTCGGCACTTTCGTGCTGATTTTATAA